The genomic stretch TGTTGTAACCGCCTAGCATCGTACCTAGTAGCTGCGTTGCTGTTTCACGAGTAATTAATGGTGTTTTTTCTTTACCAAACGCAACCGCTGCTAAATAAGAGGCTTTAACTTTAGCCGCATCGTCCACGCCAGCCGGCACACGATACGTAATCAATTCAACTAATGTTGACTCTTCACCTTTAGGTGGGTTTTTCAACAACTCAATCAACTCACTAGTCTGCTGAGCAGATAATGGTAGCGGTGGAATACCTAGTGCCGCGCGTTCAGCGACATGGTCACGATAGGCTTTCAACATAGTCTTTCCCTCTCTATTTAGACAATTAAATAAACCAATATTCTAAGACTTATATCTTATATAAGACTTACCTTACTGGCAAGTTTTAAACATAGATTATCACCAGAAAAATATCCTAGTATGATTGCGTTGACCTGACAAATATGGGTCTTAAAAACATCTTTTAAATCAATCAGGTAAAGTGTCAGCCTATGAAGAAAACTGATCTCTATAAGAACGCTGGCTTAGCGGTTGCCAACCAAATGAAAAATTCTGTTCCAAAACAGGATGTTAAATCCAAAAAAGATAAAAAGTCGTCAGCCAAACTAAACCCACTACTTGCTTCTTTATTGAAAAAACCTGATTAAAAGCACTGTAACGCTTAAATTCTAAATTTTTCTTTCATATCAGCCGGCCAAGAAACAGCCTTCTGCGCTTTGAAATCAACCCAAACCATTGTGGCGCCACCTGCTGCATAAACCGTATCTGGGTCAGTGGTTAATGACATTAAATTAAATGTATCAACCCCCACTCGAGTTGGGTTGGCGATATATGTTTTAACAATTAAATCAGCTGGGTAGGTAACCTGTTTCATAAAGTTACAAAAAGCGTTTACAACGACAACACCTTGTCCGTCTCTTTGAATATTTAATTGATAGCTATCCAACCAGTTAATTCGAGCCTGCTCAATATATCTAAAATAGACTGCGTTATTAACATGTCCCAAGGCATCCATATCACCCCAACGAATTGGGATGATAGATTCATGGACAAACTTTTTTTCCTGCGGAATCTCAATACGCATAATTAGATAAAGATTTTTTAAGGCGTCTGCTTATCAATCTTGAACCAAGCAGCATACATTGCAGGCAAAGATAACAAAGTCAAAGCAGTTGCGACAATTAACCCCCCCATAATGGCAACAGCCATAGGCCCCCAGAAAACACTTCTAGATAACGGAATCATCGCTAATACTGCAGCAGCTGCCGTCAAAATAATCGGACGATAACGACTGACACACGCATCAATAATTGCCTGACGCGCAGCAACGCCAGCTGCACGCCCCTGCTCTATTTGATCAATCAAAATGACCGAGTTACGCATAATCATCCCTAGTAAGGCGATAAAGCCTAATAAGGCCACAAAACCAAAAGGTCGGTTAAGTAGTAATAATGACATTGCAACACCACAAATACCCAATGGACCCGTTAGCAACACTAAGAATGCTCTAGATGTACTCTTTAACTGAATCACCAACAATGTAAATGTAATAAAAAGCATAATAGGCATACCGGCCATAATTGACATCTGCCCCTTACTACTTTCTTCCACAGAACCACCAATATCAATTCTGTAACCTGGCGGTAATTGATCAATTAACGGCTTAAACTGCCCCATCAATACTGTCGTCGCCGTTGGTCCCTGCACGCCAGGATTAACGTCAGCCTGAACCGTTAAAGCGTATTCTCTATTCTCACGCCATACAGTTGCTGGCTCCCAAACTACTTTAACTTGAGCAATACGCGCTAACGGCACAGGAGTCCCCGTGACCGTTGCGAGCATCGTATCGTTAATATCAGCAATTTGATCGCGCTCATGTCGCGGTAAGCGCAATACGATTGGCAAAAGACGGTCAGACTCTCGGTACTGACCAATGGTTACGCCGCCAAAATGACTCGATAGAGTCTGCGCGATCACCTGAGGAGGAACTCCTAACTCACGGGCTTTAGCAGTATCAACTTCAATTTTCGCAACTGGCTGATTTTCATTCCAGTTATCGTTCACGCCATTTAACAAAGGTGATTGACGCATCATCTCTTTGAATTGAAGAGAAATTTCTTTCAACTTAATAGGATCGCTACCAACAATCCTAAACTGAACTGGATAAGCAACAGGAGGTCCGTTAGGCAACAGCTTAGTACGAATACGAGCATCAGGCACAGCCTCACCTAAGTGAGTAGGCAATTCCTTAACCAAGCGATCACGCTCCGCTGGCTCAGCAATAATGATGGCCTGCGCCACACTCGTTCTTGGAAAAATAATATCCAAAGGCAAGAAGAACCTAGGCGCACCATTACCAATCCACATCGTGACAGATTGCACACCCTTCTGCGCAAGAATAGTTGATTCAACACGTTTAGCGGCATCCTCAGTAGCCTCAAAACTTGTGCCTTCAGCCATATAAAGATCAATCAAAATTTCGGGGCGAGATGAATCCGGGAAGAATTGTTGCTGAACTTGCCCCATACCAATAATACCGATGAAAAAACTAGCAATCGTGGCGATGATTGTTTTTTTACGGTTATCAATACACCAACTAACAACAGATTTAAAACGTTGATAAAACGGTGTATCAAAATGTTCATGTGACTCACCGGCTGGCGTTGCATGAGCAGGCTTCTTCAGCAACAAATATCCTAGATAAGGCACAAATAAAACCGAAACAAACCAAGAAATAACTAAGGCAGCAGCTGTCACGGCAAAAATTGCAAAGGTATATTCACCAACCGCTGACTTAGCAATACCAATAGGCAAAAATCCAACCGCTGTAATTAAAGTGCCCGTTAACATCGGCATAGCCGTCAACTCATAAGCAGCAGTTACTGCTTTTAAACGATCAGCCCCTTCTTCGAGTTTTCTAACCATCATTTCTACAACAATAATGGCATCATCTACCAATAAACCCAAAGCAATAATCAACGAGCCTAAGGAAATTTTATGAAGGCCCACTCCAGATAAATACATCACCAAAAATGTAACGGCCATCACTAACGGAATACTAATTGCCACCACCAAACCTGGCCAAGGATCAATGCGCCATGGATTTCTATGCAAACCTAAAGCCAACAAGCTCACGAGAAGAACAATAATGAGCGCCTCTAATAGAGTTCCCAAAAACTCTTTCACTGACCCAGCTACAACTTGAGGCTGATTTTGAATCAAGGACAAGCTAACACCAGAAGGTAGGTCTTTTTCAATTGCCTGTGTTGCCGAAGCCAACACCTTACCCAATTGAACAATATCCCCACCACGCGCCATGGAGACCCCCAAAGCCACTAGCTCTTCGCCTTGGTAACGCACCTTGCTTTCAGCAGGATCCACCGGCGATCGACGTACCTCTGCAATATCACCCAAGCGCAATGATGCGCCCGTTGGCGAACGCAATGGCATCGCTTTTAAATCTGAAACATTCTCAAATGGACCACCAACTCTAATTGGCAGAGAAAAGTTTTTAGACTCGAGGTTACCGCCACCTTCAATCGCATTCTGCTGATTCAATTGCTGAGCAACCGTAGCTGGACTTAAACCATATTGAGCCATCCTCTTTCTAGATAGCTCAACATAAACCTGCTCATCCTGCAAACCATAAATATCAACTTTTCCAACGTCTTTAACCTGAAGCAACCTTTGTCTGACATATACCGTAAAGTCTCTTACCTCAGCAGGCGTGTAACCCTTGGCTGACATGGCATAAATAACGCCATAGGTATCTCCAAAATCATCATTGAAAAATGGTCCCTGCACTCCAACAGGCAAAACACTTCTAGAGTCATTTATCTTTTTTCTAACGGTGTAAAAAATATTAGCCACATCTTTAGGAGGGCTGCTATCTTTTACTTGAAAAATAATAGTGGACTCACCAGGATGAGAAAAGCTTCTAATCTTGTCAGCATAAGGCACTTCTTGAAGAATTTTTTCAATCTTATCAGCCACCTGATCAGACATTTGGGTCGCAGTGGCCCCTGGCCACATCGTATGAATAACCATCACCCTAAAAGTAAATGGCGGATCCTCATCTTGCCCCAACTGAAAGTAAGCCCCAATCCCCAACACCATTAGAGCAACCATCAAGTAACGAGTCAAAGAAGCATTAACAATCGCCCAACGCGATAAGTTGAATTTTCCGAAACTCATTTAATTCGCCTTGTCTTTTAATGCAATGCGAACTTTTTGGCCAACATTTAAAGCATGCCAACCCGTAGCGATTACCACATCACCATTAGCTAAACCGGACAATACAGGCACACTACTTTCATCAGCCTGACCTAGCTTGAGTTGCACTAATTCCAATACACCAATGGAATCAGAACCAGCATCTAACTTCAATTTAAATACGGACACGCCATCACTATGTATAGCTGTTGTAGGCAAATATATCTGATCTTTATTAGTTTTCTTTTGTGCTATTTTCTTTTCCGTAACCACTACTTTTGCTACCACATCCGTTGAGCTAACAGATTGACCTAATTGCAATTTAATATCGCCCACAACCCCTTGATCTGGTGCTCTTAAAGTCACAAACCCCAACTGATCTAATGATTGCTCATACTTGGCTCTAGCTCCCTCGATAACCGCAACACGACGCTCAAACTCAGAGGCAGAAATAAAATTTTTATCTCTTAAATCAGAATAGCGGCGGAAATCGCCCTCTG from Polynucleobacter sp. MWH-Spelu-300-X4 encodes the following:
- a CDS encoding thioesterase family protein, with the protein product MRIEIPQEKKFVHESIIPIRWGDMDALGHVNNAVYFRYIEQARINWLDSYQLNIQRDGQGVVVVNAFCNFMKQVTYPADLIVKTYIANPTRVGVDTFNLMSLTTDPDTVYAAGGATMVWVDFKAQKAVSWPADMKEKFRI
- a CDS encoding efflux RND transporter periplasmic adaptor subunit, producing MNSRIFKTTLSTLIISLLVACGAKSDDAPLPRLVKVVVVGQVSVPATTSSYSKNPDALTFDASGKVLEILVSKGHKVIAGQALARVMPTSMSMAESSALTSYRAAKAELQSAEGDFRRYSDLRDKNFISASEFERRVAVIEGARAKYEQSLDQLGFVTLRAPDQGVVGDIKLQLGQSVSSTDVVAKVVVTEKKIAQKKTNKDQIYLPTTAIHSDGVSVFKLKLDAGSDSIGVLELVQLKLGQADESSVPVLSGLANGDVVIATGWHALNVGQKVRIALKDKAN
- a CDS encoding efflux RND transporter permease subunit, which codes for MSFGKFNLSRWAIVNASLTRYLMVALMVLGIGAYFQLGQDEDPPFTFRVMVIHTMWPGATATQMSDQVADKIEKILQEVPYADKIRSFSHPGESTIIFQVKDSSPPKDVANIFYTVRKKINDSRSVLPVGVQGPFFNDDFGDTYGVIYAMSAKGYTPAEVRDFTVYVRQRLLQVKDVGKVDIYGLQDEQVYVELSRKRMAQYGLSPATVAQQLNQQNAIEGGGNLESKNFSLPIRVGGPFENVSDLKAMPLRSPTGASLRLGDIAEVRRSPVDPAESKVRYQGEELVALGVSMARGGDIVQLGKVLASATQAIEKDLPSGVSLSLIQNQPQVVAGSVKEFLGTLLEALIIVLLVSLLALGLHRNPWRIDPWPGLVVAISIPLVMAVTFLVMYLSGVGLHKISLGSLIIALGLLVDDAIIVVEMMVRKLEEGADRLKAVTAAYELTAMPMLTGTLITAVGFLPIGIAKSAVGEYTFAIFAVTAAALVISWFVSVLFVPYLGYLLLKKPAHATPAGESHEHFDTPFYQRFKSVVSWCIDNRKKTIIATIASFFIGIIGMGQVQQQFFPDSSRPEILIDLYMAEGTSFEATEDAAKRVESTILAQKGVQSVTMWIGNGAPRFFLPLDIIFPRTSVAQAIIIAEPAERDRLVKELPTHLGEAVPDARIRTKLLPNGPPVAYPVQFRIVGSDPIKLKEISLQFKEMMRQSPLLNGVNDNWNENQPVAKIEVDTAKARELGVPPQVIAQTLSSHFGGVTIGQYRESDRLLPIVLRLPRHERDQIADINDTMLATVTGTPVPLARIAQVKVVWEPATVWRENREYALTVQADVNPGVQGPTATTVLMGQFKPLIDQLPPGYRIDIGGSVEESSKGQMSIMAGMPIMLFITFTLLVIQLKSTSRAFLVLLTGPLGICGVAMSLLLLNRPFGFVALLGFIALLGMIMRNSVILIDQIEQGRAAGVAARQAIIDACVSRYRPIILTAAAAVLAMIPLSRSVFWGPMAVAIMGGLIVATALTLLSLPAMYAAWFKIDKQTP